From Aspergillus luchuensis IFO 4308 DNA, chromosome 2, nearly complete sequence:
CCCTAGGCGCGAGCAATTGACTCGACAACCTACTCGGCCGGAGGATTGTCGCATATTCAGGACCGGGAAATGGCACGAGCCATGGGCACTTACTTCTTGATTCAGGACACGCTTTGCCTACTTTGAAGTACTTGAGGGACATTCATTGTGGAGCAAAATGTAGTCAGCGGAAGTTCGGCAAACCACTAAACTGATAGGAGTAACTTGTAACGCCCCAAAACATGGATAAGCTCACAACCGTCATCAAGTCTGCATCGTACCTACGTCAGTAGCGTAGTCCTTGCCGCTTTCACCGATCATTTTGCTCTGTGGACCCTCGTTGCCGGAGTGATACCGTGGAGGGTTAACTGGTGCGCAGATCTGTCAGTCTCAAACCTCGAGCCGAAGATGATCGGCAGGAGGCCACGCCAGCTTTCCCCATCAACAGTCAGAAGTGTATCGCTACCACAACCGCCACCCCGACCTCCCAGATCAAGCTTCAATGAGGGCCCCTTGACCTCATGTGGCTGGGACCCTTTGAATCTGCATCATTCTGCGTTTCAGGGCAGGGCTGACCGCCTGGTCCCTTATTGCAACACCCTGGAGAGCGACAGGGTCCAGGCGCTTTAGGTAGGCACCACGGAGTCATGAAATAATTTCCAGTAACTGATCTGGTATACGAAGTCATCAAAGCACATGGTATCTGCGTCGGAATTAAGTTAACTGGAGGCTTGCATTCGGGGAAAAACCATCGCGCAGCATCGCTACCACGCTGGCGACATGGTGAATGACAGTTCTCCTACTACTTTTGTACCGGCATTACCTAAACAGAATAGAAAACCACGATTCCAGCCTTGCAGGTCGTCCGGTGGAATCAAAATGGTGGACACTGTTGAGTCAATATGGCCAACACGGCCGAACAGTTAGCTTCAGCCCAAGTCTGGCCCAGGCACAggggaagagcagcagcgtCTCGCTTCCATTGTCGACAGGATTATCCCGAGATGTCTCTCTGATTGGTCATAGATTATCGATCTGATATCCCACGACCAGTTTTCTCCAGGGATGGCTGGAGGGATGATCGACACAGCCTGTTCTGGTCCCACCTTCAAGTGCCGATCGGTCACAGACAACTCACAAGGGACCCAGATACAGCGGAAGACGTCCAGTGTGGCTGGTACAATAATACAACAAGACATCCTCTCAGGCAATACTGAAACCGTTGTGACTTCACTGGGATTCCCTGTTCTTCTGGATTGCCGCCTTATCACCTCCACGTCACAATATGCTCTCAAACGCTGCCAGTGCCCCTTGCACTGGCTTCAAAGCTTAGACTATGGGCATTGAGGAACAATGTATTCCAATTGGTTTGATCATGAGCCGTCCTTGCTGATCGCTCCACTCGGCAACTGAGGACCTGGAGTGGCCTAACCTCGCAAGCAAACCCCCATGGTACCTGGACGGTGCCGAACTCGGAGAGAACCTACCAGGTGCTCTGTAacctcttcacctcccaCGCTGAACGATGATCCTTCCCCAAGAAGGTGTATGGCTAGGCGCTTCAGGGCAGCTGGACACATTATAAAAGACTCTCATTTTCCGCTCCTTGAGATACCCTCCTTACAGCCCAATCACTCTGAAATCAACACTCAAAAGtcattctctctttcatATCTAAATTCCAAAATGAAGCTTACCGGAGCTGTCTTGGCCAGCCTTGTCGGCTGCGTTGCTGCCCTGCCCCCAGCGCCTTTCTTCAAcggccctcctccccctccttctggCTCCGTGGCTCCCGCTCCTGAGGaatcctctttccctcctccgcctccccctAGCTCCGTCTCCGGTGCTCCTCCCTCCGCGACCCCCGAGCCCTACGAGAAGCGCCAGTTCGGTGGCCCGTTCGGTGGCCCCCAGCCTTCCGGTCCCCCCGCTGGTCCCTCCGGTTCTTTCGGCCCCGCCCCCTCCGGCTCCCCTGAAGGATTCGGTAGACGTCAGTTCGGTGGTTTCGGCGGCTTCGGTGGTCCCTTCGATTCCGCTCCTTCTGCTACTCCCTCCGCCTTCCCCGGAGGCGGCTTCGGATTCGAACAGCGTCAGTTCCCCGGTCCCGCTGAGTCCACCCCCGCTggtcctcctccctccggcACTCCTTCTCCCGTCCCATTCGGTGACTTCGGTGACTTTGGTGGCTTCGACAAGCGTCAGTTCGGTGGCCCCATCCAGTCTGCCCCCGCGGGTGCTCCCTCAGGTGCCCCCGGTCCTGCCCCCTCTGAGGGCCCCGGCGGCTTCGGAGGCTTCGGAGGCTTCAAGCGCCAGTTCGGATCTCCTGCAGAGGGACACGAGCAAGGCCCTCATGACCAGgctcctcccttccccagTGGCGTCCCTTCCTTCGCTCCTTCTCCGGTCCCTACCCCGTCGGGTGCCATTGAGGAGCGCCAGTTCGGTGCATTCCCTACACCGACTCCTGTCCCCAGCGGCCCCGCTGGTGGCTGGTAAACAGCTCATATCATCGATATGAGACACGGAAATCCACGTGCAGCATAGCGCTTAGGTTTGTTGCAGTAATGGAACTGTATAGCCACTGTGTCGGGTAATAGACTCGCCGTGCGGCGAAGTGTGTATTGGTGGACTTGAAGACCTGGGATATATGTGTTATGTTAACTAATTCTGCTTCACGTGTTAATGTCTTTCATTTATATGGTCTTTGGTCAGAAATGTTTTGTGCATGTTTCTAGAGACTCAAAAATGTAGTAACATATCTTGTTGCAAATATACAATGCGGCTACTGCTGTCACTCCCACCAGAAACTGCAACAGAGAATGTtaatgatggtgttggctgAGACTGGGACCCATAAGCAAGTTCAATTTAAGTTAGTAGTTCCGAATTGCATGATCCGTAGCTAGAGCGACATCGGACTACTTAAGTGCTCATTGGCGGGGTCCTCTTGGGCCAGGAGCGGGCTGCACGGATGCCCAATCTTATCACCGAAAACCCCACACCCTGAATGATCATTTCAACTTTCTTACCGTGATAAGCTTCTACAATCAATTACGGACGTTTTTCTCCCCGGATATTGATTGTATGACACGAGTGAAAATTACCTCTACAAATGTTCGTCGCCGACGACACAAATTGAAGGCTCAAGGTGGCAGTTATGTGCACCCGGGCGATCCTCCAACGCTACGGATGGTCTCCTTTG
This genomic window contains:
- a CDS encoding uncharacterized protein (TransMembrane:1 (i82-103o)), which gives rise to MVPGRCRTRREPTRCSVTSSPPTLNDDPSPRRCMARRFRAAGHIIKDSHFPLLEIPSLQPNHSEINTQKSFSLSYLNSKMKLTGAVLASLVGCVAALPPAPFFNGPPPPPSGSVAPAPEESSFPPPPPPSSVSGAPPSATPEPYEKRQFGGPFGGPQPSGPPAGPSGSFGPAPSGSPEGFGRRQFGGFGGFGGPFDSAPSATPSAFPGGGFGFEQRQFPGPAESTPAGPPPSGTPSPVPFGDFGDFGGFDKRQFGGPIQSAPAGAPSGAPGPAPSEGPGGFGGFGGFKRQFGSPAEGHEQGPHDQAPPFPSGVPSFAPSPVPTPSGAIEERQFGAFPTPTPVPSGPAGGW